One Ignisphaera sp. DNA window includes the following coding sequences:
- a CDS encoding amidohydrolase family protein, with the protein MDIVVKRCRYVVKSFKPLHIVENSSIVIDGETISCVGECKDIHGYEILECGDSIAMPGFVSSHTHVLPSNVDGNVDDVVREALATLLKHGFTAIHIADEQHADLLCDKANEMGLRISIGPLISSEDDLKKLYMAKNLRRGLCIPAINIRLTENTNNNVLSLVNDFASRNNINIQVVMPQKISDVLAYYKKKGEWIVKHLAKTGLLTKRTCLAHFSWATTWEIEELMQSEANISIVPYTDSMAGILGSVHPQLFKLKRISIGIDDIWKRIGTSILYDIIALQTVYSAKTWGLYPQTEDVLHYSTRGGAQALNIDAGIIEIGKQADIAIFEINRHEVQRDMVSTILNSIHIAKYTIVNGKIACNTANNRIGEAKLKNPPKTKEVSTATTKT; encoded by the coding sequence ATGGACATAGTTGTAAAGAGATGTAGATATGTTGTAAAATCTTTTAAGCCTCTCCATATCGTTGAGAACAGCAGTATAGTTATCGATGGAGAGACCATTTCTTGTGTGGGCGAATGCAAGGATATCCACGGCTATGAAATTCTAGAGTGTGGAGACTCCATAGCAATGCCAGGTTTTGTGAGCAGCCACACACATGTACTGCCAAGCAATGTTGATGGCAATGTCGACGATGTGGTTAGAGAGGCTTTAGCCACGTTACTCAAACACGGCTTTACAGCAATTCACATAGCCGATGAGCAACATGCTGATCTGCTTTGTGATAAAGCAAATGAAATGGGTTTGAGGATTTCTATAGGACCTTTAATCAGCTCTGAAGACGATCTGAAAAAACTTTATATGGCCAAGAACCTGAGGAGAGGATTGTGCATACCAGCAATAAACATAAGGTTAACAGAGAACACAAACAACAATGTTCTGAGCCTCGTCAACGATTTTGCCTCTAGAAACAACATAAACATACAGGTTGTGATGCCGCAGAAAATATCGGATGTGCTGGCATATTACAAGAAGAAAGGTGAGTGGATAGTCAAACACCTAGCCAAAACAGGGCTTTTAACAAAGCGGACATGTTTAGCTCACTTCTCATGGGCCACAACATGGGAGATAGAAGAGCTTATGCAAAGCGAGGCAAACATCTCTATAGTGCCATATACAGACTCTATGGCTGGCATCCTAGGCTCTGTGCATCCACAGCTATTCAAGTTAAAGCGGATTAGCATAGGGATAGACGACATCTGGAAAAGAATAGGAACATCGATATTATACGACATTATAGCGCTGCAAACAGTCTACTCAGCAAAGACATGGGGGCTCTACCCACAGACAGAAGATGTGCTACACTACTCCACAAGAGGTGGAGCCCAAGCACTAAACATCGATGCAGGCATCATAGAAATTGGTAAACAGGCAGACATAGCAATATTCGAGATAAACAGACATGAGGTCCAAAGAGACATGGTAAGCACCATACTGAACTCTATACACATAGCAAAATACACAATAGTTAACGGAAAAATAGCGTGCAACACAGCGAATAACAGAATTGGAGAAGCAAAACTAAAAAACCCTCCAAAAACAAAAGAGGTATCAACAGCCACCACAAAAACATAA
- a CDS encoding PUA domain-containing protein — MLRAQFISKKEIRSILEELQKRAEIDPQFIAYLKEFENDVKKVVEEKFEIVVFGATPALFKTQKISFYMPTLYAINVMYNTKKIAIVPAVVVDEGAVNHLKNGADVMIPGIRKILKDFTQNSIVGVLDPSEKYFLVVGYALMDSTQIVPGAKGKAIKNVSHIDDDIWRASLQIAKTLSSS; from the coding sequence ATGCTGAGAGCACAGTTCATATCAAAGAAAGAGATTAGAAGCATTTTAGAGGAGCTTCAAAAAAGAGCTGAGATAGACCCCCAGTTCATAGCCTATCTAAAAGAGTTTGAAAATGATGTTAAGAAGGTTGTGGAAGAGAAGTTCGAGATCGTTGTGTTTGGAGCCACACCAGCTTTGTTCAAGACACAAAAAATATCATTCTACATGCCAACACTGTATGCAATCAACGTAATGTACAATACGAAAAAAATTGCTATAGTCCCCGCAGTCGTTGTCGACGAAGGGGCTGTGAATCACCTTAAGAATGGGGCCGATGTTATGATACCAGGCATTAGAAAGATTCTGAAGGACTTCACCCAAAACTCTATTGTAGGCGTCTTAGATCCTTCAGAAAAGTACTTCTTGGTTGTTGGTTATGCATTGATGGACTCTACACAGATTGTGCCAGGAGCCAAAGGCAAGGCAATCAAGAATGTGAGCCACATAGACGATGATATATGGAGAGCCTCTCTACAGATAGCAAAGACCTTGTCTAGTAGTTGA
- a CDS encoding THUMP domain-containing protein, with translation MIGVKSADLKAIATTDIDIEHEACEDIENALAFFFTGVRCEPIERSGIVLVYAEKDYDPLQIVRNLVRSNIRCYWAIPIYTTCKTSYEDITKCVLEFLLLSNIPKPIKLIFKCRKRGWSIDSCSKLLRYLGQIIEALDIAEIEFKKPEYVVRLEILGELTGISFYSIESEKEFRVARQAI, from the coding sequence GTGATTGGTGTCAAGAGTGCTGATCTAAAGGCTATTGCGACAACAGATATCGATATAGAACATGAAGCATGTGAAGACATTGAAAATGCGCTGGCATTCTTCTTTACTGGTGTCAGATGTGAACCTATTGAAAGAAGTGGAATTGTTCTGGTCTATGCTGAGAAAGACTATGATCCTCTTCAGATTGTCAGAAATTTGGTTAGAAGCAATATTAGATGTTATTGGGCCATCCCCATATACACCACGTGCAAAACCTCATATGAGGATATAACGAAATGCGTACTGGAGTTTCTGCTACTCTCTAACATCCCCAAGCCTATCAAGCTTATTTTTAAATGTAGAAAGAGGGGGTGGTCTATAGACTCATGCTCAAAACTATTAAGGTATTTGGGGCAGATAATCGAGGCATTGGATATAGCCGAAATCGAATTCAAGAAGCCAGAGTATGTTGTGCGCCTTGAGATATTGGGTGAGTTAACAGGGATAAGCTTTTACAGCATCGAGTCTGAAAAAGAATTCAGAGTTGCTAGGCAGGCTATATAG
- a CDS encoding cation transporter, protein MSLREISARLREGYRVIRVVLILSLVGMIVEFLFAYSTGSMILYTDFVHWAIDASLEFMTMIALYLASKTLKRFSWGILYLESFLILITSISIISVYIMSFVDYVNNVILNSSNTRVTTLNPLLSLVTLAGGFLTLYAFLVLKKEYVKSRLEILKSEYIHALIDIVASAISSAGVVATALTRSPSVELLTIVAGLFFALHSIVNVIEDSVKSIIGVEGDKELKYDIMSEISGLENVRIKNIDVRKIGSFYIVTVDLYVDPSTTLIELNRLRTRIIRLCRGVSEMIYHVDVIFRPDTEKYKSIKKIKSRKR, encoded by the coding sequence ATGTCGTTGCGTGAAATTTCAGCTAGGCTGAGAGAGGGCTATAGAGTCATTAGAGTTGTCTTAATATTATCGCTTGTTGGTATGATAGTGGAATTTCTATTTGCTTATTCCACTGGTTCTATGATACTCTATACAGATTTTGTCCACTGGGCTATAGATGCATCACTCGAGTTTATGACAATGATTGCTCTGTATCTTGCTAGCAAAACTTTGAAAAGGTTTTCATGGGGGATTCTATACCTAGAGTCTTTCCTTATCCTAATAACATCTATATCCATTATCTCTGTATACATAATGAGCTTTGTAGACTATGTCAATAATGTTATTTTAAATAGTAGCAATACAAGGGTTACAACATTAAATCCTCTTCTATCCCTTGTGACTTTAGCAGGGGGATTCCTAACATTGTATGCTTTTCTAGTCCTTAAGAAAGAGTATGTGAAGTCGAGGCTAGAGATTCTCAAGTCTGAGTATATCCATGCACTAATAGATATAGTTGCATCTGCTATATCATCTGCTGGTGTTGTTGCTACAGCTCTGACTAGGAGCCCATCAGTAGAGTTGTTAACAATTGTTGCAGGTCTTTTCTTTGCTTTGCACAGCATAGTCAATGTGATTGAAGACTCTGTAAAGTCTATTATTGGTGTGGAAGGAGATAAGGAACTTAAATACGATATAATGTCTGAGATATCCGGTTTGGAGAATGTAAGGATAAAAAACATTGATGTTAGAAAAATAGGCTCGTTCTACATAGTTACAGTAGATCTCTATGTAGATCCTAGTACAACACTAATAGAGCTTAACAGGCTTAGAACAAGGATAATAAGGCTTTGCAGAGGTGTTAGCGAAATGATATACCACGTCGATGTGATATTCCGTCCAGATACAGAAAAATACAAAAGCATTAAAAAGATTAAATCTAGAAAAAGGTAG
- a CDS encoding ribbon-helix-helix domain-containing protein translates to MESKGKKTKFGVYVPPELVQELEELMNVLNIDNRSKLLQEALRLFILENRWSTAKEVVGSINILYNHEIGDSDKELTEIQHRFLDIIVSTMHVHLDKNRCLLIIAIRGSNERVKELLGSIHSIKGVMLVRPVLMSMQ, encoded by the coding sequence ATGGAGTCTAAGGGTAAGAAGACAAAGTTTGGTGTATATGTACCGCCAGAGCTTGTTCAAGAGCTAGAAGAGCTGATGAATGTTCTTAACATAGATAACAGGTCTAAGCTTCTCCAAGAAGCTCTAAGACTCTTCATATTAGAAAATAGGTGGAGCACAGCCAAAGAAGTTGTTGGATCAATTAACATCCTCTACAACCATGAAATAGGAGATAGCGATAAGGAACTTACTGAAATTCAGCATAGGTTCCTAGATATAATAGTTTCAACTATGCATGTTCACTTAGACAAGAACAGATGCTTGCTCATAATAGCTATAAGAGGCTCTAACGAGAGAGTAAAAGAGTTGCTAGGCAGTATACATAGTATAAAAGGCGTTATGCTGGTTAGACCAGTACTCATGTCAATGCAATAA
- a CDS encoding radical SAM protein, whose product MPRIFPRQSMLKVLKPFDPWRSPLCTCPMKWVFHPYTGCSHACLYCYAANYIPRHLNPRPKKDLLVFLERDLSKMPKDSLVELSTSSDPYTWPERERGLTRIALQKLLDAGMRVLITTKSNLVVRDIDLLQRYRDRVAVAITITTLDDRIARIIEPGAPTSSERLEAVRILAANGISVIVRLDPIIPFINDSYENIKSVVDAVASAGAVQITSSTYKAKPIDFKKILNVVRMLYGDRIANEFKYMYFGATANVVQGYRYLDERLRLSYMKIVKEISYNNGLVFATCREGFGALHTPGFTCDGSAFAYRDVIALT is encoded by the coding sequence ATGCCAAGGATTTTCCCAAGACAATCAATGCTTAAAGTGCTAAAGCCTTTTGACCCCTGGAGATCACCACTATGCACATGCCCGATGAAGTGGGTTTTTCATCCGTATACAGGGTGTTCCCATGCTTGTTTATATTGTTATGCAGCAAATTATATACCCAGACATTTAAATCCAAGACCTAAAAAAGATCTTTTAGTTTTCCTAGAAAGAGATTTGAGTAAAATGCCAAAAGATAGTCTAGTGGAGCTATCGACTAGTAGCGATCCATATACCTGGCCTGAGAGGGAGCGAGGTCTTACACGCATAGCTTTACAAAAGCTTTTGGATGCTGGTATGAGGGTTCTAATAACAACTAAAAGCAACCTTGTTGTTCGCGACATTGATCTTCTGCAACGTTATAGGGATAGGGTTGCTGTAGCTATAACTATAACTACATTGGATGACCGAATAGCGAGGATCATAGAACCTGGAGCCCCCACATCTTCTGAAAGGCTAGAGGCTGTAAGGATTCTAGCCGCCAATGGTATTAGTGTTATTGTTAGACTAGACCCTATAATACCGTTTATAAACGACTCTTACGAGAATATAAAAAGTGTTGTTGATGCTGTAGCATCTGCGGGGGCTGTTCAGATAACCTCCTCCACATATAAGGCCAAGCCAATAGATTTTAAGAAGATTTTAAATGTTGTCAGAATGCTATATGGTGATAGGATTGCAAATGAATTTAAGTATATGTATTTCGGTGCTACTGCAAATGTTGTACAAGGCTATAGATATTTGGATGAGAGGTTAAGACTTTCATATATGAAAATCGTGAAAGAGATTTCCTATAACAATGGACTAGTTTTTGCAACATGTAGAGAGGGTTTTGGTGCACTTCACACCCCTGGCTTTACATGCGATGGATCAGCATTTGCATATAGAGATGTTATTGCATTGACATGA